One window of the Balaenoptera ricei isolate mBalRic1 chromosome X, mBalRic1.hap2, whole genome shotgun sequence genome contains the following:
- the LOC132357118 gene encoding LOW QUALITY PROTEIN: vigilin-like (The sequence of the model RefSeq protein was modified relative to this genomic sequence to represent the inferred CDS: inserted 1 base in 1 codon; deleted 3 bases in 2 codons; substituted 5 bases at 5 genomic stop codons), which produces MPANLLRRSSGQPSRYIQKDNDVTALNSEEDLDTPTSKDKFTELLDKTSWLENAQEPAASSGNNSQLIMTSVITQGFYVPLEEKQYVNLFEEGTQAKFYLDIMQRTGANLEITFVKNQGLYIIVSGKPESVMKAQKEIFACFKKQVLTTASIPKEHLCFAVGKTGEKLQDLEXKAATNIQTLCPVNHSTWINTVGTKEIMKKAPHEVLLMSTEQDKCAEERLDVGKAFHPFIAGPCNKTFDRILQETEDRIHISPSSANQTQISFPGKKQQLDQDQACVKKIFDNTTEKTTLSSISVPSWLHRFVIGKKGRNISTITQNMPKVRINFTGEDKITIEGLTEDVNYAKEQIEVIVKDLINRMDYAEINVDYKFHKLLTGKKGVIINGIKERNKVSVLISPENEKNNWIRIEGESQGAQQAKKELLEIASHLENEHKDLIIEQRFHHAIIGQKGEWIHDIRKKFPEVLITFPDPVQKSDIVQLRGPKNELEKCIXYLENVVTTDIVESTYSITIPIFKRLHKNIIGKGSANIKEICAASNTKINLSSANSDSENIVISGKPANCEVAHDFILSIQKDIANISELEISIPSNLHKSFIDSKDGLIGAVMEECGSIHIHFPKNNSGLXRVIIKGPDQNVEMAKKKLLQLVEEQTKSYSVVLHVKPEYHKFLMSKNGGNVPKVCEETRACIVFPIPEDKDQDLLTIIGTEKAVKDAQKKLEGLVTNLDNVVEDNILINPMYHQHFFMQRGQVLQEMIEEYGGVIINFSCSGKQSNKVXKGAKPCVEAVNKHTQEIIGDLDNEVATVCVIPQKFHHFFMGPMCSXIRQIVRDYSVQIKFPDREEISLTNKQPAVLENKEEREKSTTGAASISPTKCDTIFISGQKEKCEAAMEALKALIPVTAEVDVPFDLHHYIIGQKRSGIHKIMDEFEVNIQVSALEFESDIISITGLAANVEQAKVRLQEQVKALQTEIEDRSLRNFRLKFTVDPKXYPKIIGRKGLAIAQICLKHKVTIYFPSKGSNEIQDKITIIGYKNNTIAAWDTIMEMVQKFEKTVTKQISLNNRVHGHITGSRGKAIHKIMNQFQVDISFPPRGVQDANIVTVTGLPNKVTKAIDHILSLEEYLLAVVPKHESQKEHMKKVTLCDLVYTPSKSFAEKYVPCTANTIQKIPDMNSSEDFPSLDPQVDPKTHPWRCK; this is translated from the exons ATGCCTGCAAACCTGTTGAGGAGATCTTCAGGACAG CCAAGTAGATACATTCAAAAAGATAATGATGTTACTGCTTTAAATTCAGAAGAGGATCTTGACACTCCAACCTCCAAAGATAAATTCACTGAACTCCTAGACAAAACAAGTTGGTTGGAAAATGCTCAGGAGCCTGCTGCATCCTCAGGCAATAATAGTCAACTTATCATGACATCAGTCATCACTCAAGGTTTTTATGTGCCTCTGGAGGAGAAACAATATGTGAATCTGTTTGAGGAAGGTACACAAGCAAAATTCTATCTAGACATCATGCAAAGAACTGGTGCCAACCTAGAAATAACTTTTGTCAAAAACCAAGGCCTCTACATTATAGTCTCTGGTAAGCCAGAATCTGTCATGAAAGCTCAGAAGGAGATTTTTGCATGTTTTAAGAAACAAGTTTTAACTACAGCTTCCATTCCCAAAGAACATCTTTGCTTTGCTGTAGGCAAGACTGGCGAAAAACTGCAAGACCTAGAATGAAAAGCTGCAACCAACATTCAGACCTTATGCCCAGTTAACCACAGCACCTGGATCAATACTGTTGGCACCAAAGAGATCATGAAAAAGGCTCCACATGAAGTCTTACTTATGTCTACTGAACAAGACAAGTGTGCTGAAGAAAGGTTAGATGTGGGAAAAGCATTTCATCCTTTCATTGCTGGACCATGCAATAAAACTTTTGACAGAATCCTACAGGAAACGGAGGACCGCATCCACATCTCACCATCTAGTGCCAATCAGACACAAATAAGCTTTCCTGGAAAAAAGCAACAACTAGATCAGGATCAGGCTTGTGTAAAGAAGATTTTTGACAATACTACAGAGAAAACCAC TCTTTCCTctatctctgtaccttcctggCTTCACAGATTTGTTATTGGTAAGAAAGGTCGTAATATATCTACAATTACTCAGAACATGCCAAAAGTTCGCATAAATTTTACTGGAGAAGATAAAATTACAATAGAAGGGCTGACAGAAGATGTTAATTATGCTAAAGAACAAATTGAGGTCATAGTAAAAGATCTAATTAACAGGATGGATTATGCAGAGATTAATGTTGACTATAAGTTTCACAAACTCCTGACAGGGAAAAAAGGTgttatcataaatgggattaaagaaaggaataaagtttCTGTGCTAATCTCacctgaaaatgaaaagaataattgGATCAGAATTGAGGGGGAATCTCAGGGTGCCCAACAGGCCAAGAAAGAACTTCTTGAAATTGCTTCTCATTTAGAAAATGAGCACAAGGACTTAATCATTGAGCAAAGATTTCACCACGCAATCATTGGGCAGAAAGGTGAATGGATACATGACATCCGTAAGAAATTTCCAGAGGTTCTAATTACTTTTCCTGACCCAGTACAA AAAAGTGACATTGTCCAACTTAGAGGAccaaaaaatgaattagaaaaatgcATATAATATTTGGAGAATGTGGTGACA ACAGACATTGTAGAAAGTACCTATTCCATAACTATTCCCATCTTCAAAAGGCTTCACAAAAATATCATTGGAAAAGGAAGTGCAAACATCAAAGAAATCTGTGCAGCAAGCAACACCAAAATTAATCTTTCATCAGCAAATAGCGACTCAGAAAATATTGTCATCAGTGGAAAGCCAGCAAACTGTGAAGTGGCTCatgattttattctttcaatTCAGAAagatatagccaatatttcagAACTAGAAATTTCTATTCCGTCCAATCTACACAAATCCTTTATTGACTCTAAAGACGGTTTGATTGGTGCAGTCATGGAAGAATGTGGAAGTATCCATATCCACTTTCCAAAAAACAACTCGGGACTTTAAAGAGTCATTATTAAGGGACCTGACCAAAATGTGGAGATGGCCAAGAAAAAGCTGCTGCAACTAGTAGAAGAGCAAACCAAGAGTTATTCTGTGGTCCTCCATGTCAAGCCAGAGTATCATAAATTCCTCatgagtaaaaatggaggcaatgTTCCCAAAGTCTGTGAAGAGACTAGAGCATGTATCGTTTTCCCTATCCCTGAGGACAAGGATCAAGACTTGTTAACTATTATAGGGACAGAGAAGGCTGTCAAAGATGCACAAAAGAAACTAGAGGGTTTAGTTACAAACCTAGATAATGTGGTAGAGGACAACATACTGATAAATCCCATGTATCACCAGCACTTTTTTATGCAAAGGGGCCAGGTGTTACAGGAGATGATTGAGGAGTATGGTGGTGTGATTATTAACTTTTCATGTTCAGGAAAACAGAGTAACAAAG ACAAAGGAGCAAAGCCTTGTGTAGAAGCAGTCAATAAACATACTCAAGAGATTATTGGGGACTTGGACAATGAAGTCGCAACAGTATGTGTTATTCCCCAGAAGTTCCATCATTTTTTCATGGGACCAATGTGTTCTTGAATCAGACAAATCGTTAGAGATTATAGTGTTCAAATCAAATTCCCAGATAGAGAGGAGATTTCACTTACCAATAAACAGCCAGCTGTTctagaaaataaggaagaaagggaaaagagcaCTACAGGAGCTGCTTCTATTTCCCCAACAAAATGTGACACCATATTTATCTCAGGCCAAAAGGAAAAGTGTGAAGCAGCCATGGAAGCCCTTAAGGCTTTAATTCCTGTCACTGCTGAAGTAGATGTGCCCTTTGATCTACATCATTACATCATTGGTCAGAAAAGAAGTGGGATACACAAGATAATGGATGAGTTTGAAGTTAATATACAGGTATCAGCACTTGAATTCGAGTCTGATATCATTTCCATCACTGGCCTTGCTGCAAATGTAGAACAAGCCAAGGTTAGATTACAAGAACAAGTCAAGGCTTTACAAACTGAAATAGAAGATCGATCATTAAGAAATTTCAGACTCAAGTTCACAGTAGACCCCAAATAGTACCCCAAGATCATTGGTCGAAAGGGGTTAGCTATTGCTCAGATTTGTTTAAAGCATAAAGTTACTATCTATTTTCCAAGTAAAGGGAGCAATGAGATACAAGACAAAATCACAATCATTGGATATAAAAATAACACCATAGCCGCTTGGGATACAATAATGGAAATGGTGCAAAAGTTTGAAAAAACAGTTACTAAGCAAATTTCACTAAACAATCGTGTTCATGGCCACATTACTGGATCCCGTGGAAAAGCCATTCATAAAATCATGAATCAATTTCAGGTCGACATCTCTTTCCCTCCTAGAGGAGTCCAAGATGCAAACATCGTCACTGTGACTGGACTCCCTAATAAAGTCACAAAAGCAATTGATCACATCCTCAGTCTTGAGGAATATTTATTGGCTGTTGTTCCAAAGCATGAGTCACAGAAGGAGCATATGAAGAAGGTCACTCTGTGTGATTTAGTCTATACTCCATCCAAGAGTTTTGCAGAAAAATATGTTCCCTGTACTGCAAACACCATTCAAAAGATCCCTGACATGAACAGCTCTGAAGATTTTCCCAGCTTGGATCCTCAAGTGGACCCTAAGACTCACCCTTGGAGATGCAAATAA